Below is a window of Candidatus Thorarchaeota archaeon DNA.
ACTGGTCATTCATTCTGTCATCTAACCAATTGCAAACTCGGACTCTAGTTCCCTCGCAGCTGCTCTCACCAGTTCTGACTCGTCAGTCAGCCCGCGCTCGATGACTTGCGAGACCACACTGTGAGGGGCCCATCTTGAGGCCTGAACTGTCGCCGCACGAACCTTCTCCGACTCATCCTCGAGAAGACGCGCCAGAAGCGGGAGTTCGTCTTCATCAAGCGTCATCAGGAGCAGTCTGGCTGCCTCCGCTCTGACATCCGGACAGGGATGTTCGGTCATTCGGGCCACGCGCTCCCCGTCCTTGACGACAACTCTTGCCCGCGGCTCTGGTGGCGGAGGTGTCGGTCTTGATCTGACAAACCCTCTTGAAGCGAGCACCGACAGGGCTTCGGCAACATCGGCTCTCAACGGATGGTCTCTGTCTGAGAGAAGGCGAGTGAGGAACTGCTCGCATCCAGGGTCCCCGGAGGCAGCGAGGACTTGGAGCGCCCTCTTGCGTATTGACAGTGGACCTCTTGGTATCAATGACATCAGGACGCGACTGCAGAATATGCTGCCACAGTACTCTATCTCGTCGAGCGCTCTCAGTACGGTGCGCTCGTCACGACTCTGTAGGTCTTCTTGAGCCCAGAACAGGCGTTCAAGCAGGATGAGTTCGGGGTGGGCAGACCGGTCCAGTCGGTTCATGTCTCTGAGCCTCTCAACCTCAGAGAGCCAGTCATCCTCCGGTACGCTCACGACACGAGACTCGATTGGAAAGCCAGCAGCGGCGAGGGCGGCTTGGACCTGACCCCAAATCGTCAGACCAACGACATCAGTCCTCACATCGACTCCAAGGGCACCTAGGACCATCCTCCCGTAAGCTGATGCCCTGAGAGCCCCCACGTAGAAGCGGTCCACTGCTCGCCCCTTGACAACAGAGTGGCTGTGGGGCACCTCGACACGCGCCATCTCATCGACTCGCTCCTTGAGGACATCCTGTAGCAGTACAGCGTGCTCGGTGGAGGCCGCAGCTTCAACGTCCACTCTCGATACCAGAATTGGACCCGGTGTCCAGCTGAGCGCATTCCTCAGCCAGCCGAGAGCCTGCCTTCTGATGTCGACGATGGTTGTGGCCGCGCGGCATATGGTGAGCAGTCTGCTCGACGGAAGCCCCACTGCGAAGTAGAATGGTTCAGTCCCGAGCAGTGACACGACCTGATCCCTCAGACAGAGACGACGACCACCAAGCGTCTCGCCAATCTCCTCAAGGCAGGACGACACTCTCTCGGGCGTATGGGTTGCGGAGAGCTCTAACAGCAGCTGCGACCCTCTGACAAGGTCCACACACTCTATTGCTGAGAGCAGCTCTTCGTTCAGAGTCATTACGCGTTTGGATCTCCGTCGCACTGACATGCATCCAAATGATTCCAGGCAAATATAGGTCCTGTTGCTGCGGGCGATGACGCAGTAGAGTGTATGTTTCTTGTGACGTCCAACTGCAGCACGAGGGTGGACCAGTTCAGGCAAGTCTTGTGCACAGTCCACATGCTTCACGGCATGGAAGCACTACAGGTGAGGTCATGCGACACTTCCGGCGACCTCGGTTGATGACCCGGTGTCGTCACACATGTCTAGGCATCTTGTCCGCAGCTCTCCTGACAGAACATGAAGACTGGTCTGACGACGTACCAGCCTCGTAGCTCTTGGGGCCTACACGGGATGACTGTGCCAGCTTTCAGCCTCCAAATCCTTAATAATGGCGCACGCAATACGTCAGTCGGTGGTTACGGATGGCACAGCTTCGGGTGACTGGGCGAGGATTCTATGGCAGGACTGAGATCCTCAAGAGGATATCCAAAGCCCTTGAGTCGTGTGGTGAACACAACGGTGGTGTCATTGGTCTCTGTGGGGGCCCTGACTATGGCAAGACCGCGATTCTAGAGCGCTGCCATGAGACACTGAAAGACAGATCTATCACAATCATGGTGCGGTTTGAGAGGGAACAGAGTCCACTTGAACGTCTGTCGGCGATTGCAGAACGCGCGAGGGCGAAGGGTCTGAAGACTCTGAGGTACGACCATGTCTGCGAGGCCATTGAACGTGCCCTCACCAGCAAGATGAGCGGAGCGGCACGGACAAGGCTGCTGAATGATGCACTAAGAGCATTTCCATTCTTGAGAGATTCACTCGCTGTGGTCACTGCAATGCCCAGCGCATGGCGTGCTCTTGACCGTCGAATCGACGAGCACTTCGCGGGTATGAGAAAGTGGGTGGCTCAGAATCTGCCAGATGTCGACGGAGAGGCGTTCTCAAACCTGATTGACTCAAGCGATCAGCGCCTGCTACTGGAGATGCAGGCGCTTGCGGACGATATCGCGACCTCTGAGGGTGATGAAAGGCCGGTGCTGCTGCTCATCGACGAGTTCGATTACGCCGAGCACGAGCCCGGCCTCAGCATTGCTATGGGCAGCCTCTGCTTGAACGAGGCTCAGTTGTGGCTGGCCGTATTCGGGAGGATCAGGGGCGTACTTCTTGTGACCGCAGGACGCGAGCTCACAGAAGATGGCCAGTCGGTTGGGATTGCTCGGGAACTCATCGAGGTCAAGGAGCTGGACCACGAGAGTTGTCTGAGGATAGTGGAGCGGATAGAGAGTCGTGAGAAGAGAGAGCTAATAGTCGAGGTGTGTCATTGGAATCCCGGTGCGATATGGGCGGTGTTGGACCTCGAGGCACATGGACAGCTAAGCATCTCGGAAATAGAGTCCATGCGGTCTTCGAAACTCGGGGTCGTGCGACAACGGATATGGCATCGCTTCACGGACCGGACGCCAAAAGAACTTGCGGATGTTGTACGCGCTGCAGCGCTTGTGCCATTCTTCAACAGACAGATACTCTCT
It encodes the following:
- a CDS encoding HEAT repeat domain-containing protein, yielding MTLNEELLSAIECVDLVRGSQLLLELSATHTPERVSSCLEEIGETLGGRRLCLRDQVVSLLGTEPFYFAVGLPSSRLLTICRAATTIVDIRRQALGWLRNALSWTPGPILVSRVDVEAAASTEHAVLLQDVLKERVDEMARVEVPHSHSVVKGRAVDRFYVGALRASAYGRMVLGALGVDVRTDVVGLTIWGQVQAALAAAGFPIESRVVSVPEDDWLSEVERLRDMNRLDRSAHPELILLERLFWAQEDLQSRDERTVLRALDEIEYCGSIFCSRVLMSLIPRGPLSIRKRALQVLAASGDPGCEQFLTRLLSDRDHPLRADVAEALSVLASRGFVRSRPTPPPPEPRARVVVKDGERVARMTEHPCPDVRAEAARLLLMTLDEDELPLLARLLEDESEKVRAATVQASRWAPHSVVSQVIERGLTDESELVRAAARELESEFAIG
- a CDS encoding tetratricopeptide repeat protein codes for the protein MAQLRVTGRGFYGRTEILKRISKALESCGEHNGGVIGLCGGPDYGKTAILERCHETLKDRSITIMVRFEREQSPLERLSAIAERARAKGLKTLRYDHVCEAIERALTSKMSGAARTRLLNDALRAFPFLRDSLAVVTAMPSAWRALDRRIDEHFAGMRKWVAQNLPDVDGEAFSNLIDSSDQRLLLEMQALADDIATSEGDERPVLLLIDEFDYAEHEPGLSIAMGSLCLNEAQLWLAVFGRIRGVLLVTAGRELTEDGQSVGIARELIEVKELDHESCLRIVERIESREKRELIVEVCHWNPGAIWAVLDLEAHGQLSISEIESMRSSKLGVVRQRIWHRFTDRTPKELADVVRAAALVPFFNRQILSRICSQLFDTTWRDFTRLSFVRYEEVDMVLPRLRKQDIEDHDQAQVSRTADSDDSEVEEYWSLDDLLRDVVIADYGKSLSEYAEKATRALVKAGEEKEDQLYVGLAISVLALKDETAAVQQLLSIAEKLHSDHKNREILRMLTAVRVRDDISRVQLLYARARSLSAVNNKAEAESDLQAARQLLKDLTTQGHETSPLLASVSLLVGVVRADTGRPQEAERDYTEALATYRRLAERSPEQFEPDVATTLNNLGNLHADTGRPQEAERDYTEALAIRRRLAERSPEQFEP